In the genome of Nitrospirota bacterium, one region contains:
- a CDS encoding alcohol dehydrogenase catalytic domain-containing protein produces the protein MKAVWIEEIGSFVYGDIAVRTPASDEALVKVTVTGLCRTDLKIIRVGHRDLTLPRVPGEEVIGTVEALGSKTSEINIGQRVYIYPGISCGRCKTCESGAGNLCADMRIMGFHRDGGFAEYVVAPIQSLTPVPSEILDEEAILTEPLSCCLNAIELAAVKEGEKVGIWGAGPAGTLLSRAVKALGAKSVVIEKDPRRRLIAEGSEKLHDKDLDAAFVAVGDKNAYMEAMGGLGPRGRLVVFSGLAKDDSSLSVDFNHLHYLEQTIIGAYGCSYRHGVQALKMIGTRQLDVKDMISHKMPLAELDAALGLVERREGMKILLYP, from the coding sequence GTGAAGGCAGTATGGATTGAAGAGATTGGTTCGTTTGTCTATGGAGATATTGCTGTTCGCACTCCAGCAAGTGACGAGGCACTTGTCAAGGTGACCGTAACCGGGCTTTGCAGGACAGACCTTAAAATTATTAGGGTTGGGCATAGGGATTTGACCCTTCCCAGGGTGCCGGGAGAAGAGGTCATAGGCACGGTGGAGGCCCTTGGCAGTAAAACTTCAGAGATCAATATCGGGCAAAGGGTATATATCTACCCCGGGATAAGCTGCGGAAGATGCAAGACATGCGAAAGCGGAGCGGGTAATCTTTGTGCGGATATGAGGATCATGGGTTTTCATCGCGACGGGGGATTCGCCGAATACGTGGTTGCACCTATTCAGAGTCTGACCCCAGTTCCCTCTGAGATATTGGATGAGGAAGCCATCCTTACAGAGCCTCTCTCGTGTTGCCTGAATGCTATAGAGCTCGCAGCAGTAAAAGAAGGTGAGAAGGTCGGCATATGGGGAGCTGGGCCTGCTGGCACTCTTTTAAGCCGTGCAGTAAAGGCCCTTGGAGCAAAATCCGTAGTCATAGAGAAAGACCCGAGAAGAAGACTTATTGCTGAGGGGTCTGAAAAACTGCACGATAAAGATCTTGATGCGGCATTTGTTGCCGTTGGAGACAAGAATGCCTACATGGAGGCAATGGGAGGGCTTGGTCCTCGTGGCAGGCTGGTTGTTTTTTCGGGACTTGCAAAAGATGATTCATCTCTTTCAGTTGATTTCAATCACCTGCATTACCTTGAACAGACCATTATTGGGGCGTATGGGTGTAGTTACCGCCACGGTGTGCAGGCCCTGAAAATGATAGGTACAAGGCAATTGGATGTAAAGGATATGATCTCTCACAAAATGCCGCTTGCCGAGCTTGATGCAGCGCTTGGTCTCGTAGAACGCCGCGAAGGCATGAAAATACTGCTTTACCCATAA